tcttatcccctatccaaaggataagatttctaggggcggagtacccctttaaaatcatggAAATTAAAAGGAACCTTCCCATCCCTAACGAAAGTTAAGCCCCCTCACCCACAGTCAGGCCTAAGATCTGCATCGCACCGATCGTTCCCACTTTGGGAGGAGCCAAGTGGTCAAATGACTGCGTGGAACCGGCAGGCGGGTCAGATCATTAGGTTTGTGATTCTATACCCTAAccacagggagatggtgatgtgtCTAATACAAGGCCACGcccactacccctcccccttattttaATAATGTAGCAAAAATACCCAACCCAACCCAGCTCTCGGTTACTATGGCTCGTCAAGTGAACTCGCTGACGCACAAGATGCTTACAATtttcccttaaaaggggtactccactgccccattgtgcgggggtcgtgacatcacgggcacggccacgccccctcaatgcaagtctatgggagggggcgtggcggtggccacgccccctcccatagacttgcactgagggggtgaggcgtgacatcacgaggggcgctgccatgacgtcacgacccccgcagcccacacccagcattcggaacaaaatgcttcgaacgctggggcagtgtactacccctttaaccctgactAGAttccttaaagaagcactccgggttTGTTTTCTGCCTATTTAATGCACAAAACTGCACACGTGAACTAAACCCAACCCAATAGAGTCTAAACCAGGTCACCTGGGccacctccagcaccagcagcctaatctgatgaccaggtgcagtgataggactccaccccctctctctggaaagccagaggattcatgggaaatgtgggCAGCAGGAAATCCTTTCAGTGATAGAATTACAACCAGTATGGGCTAACAACCCCATGCCTGCCACTTTAGCTCAAACAGGTAAGCACAGGGCGTACACAAGAAcctttacattattctctaatacctTAAGCTATCATccaggagtgcttctttaatacgGATTAATTAAAAAATTGAATATTTCTGGGACATAGAGGGGAAAAAACCTACAAACAGcaccagatcccccccccccaatcgagAAGGTGGGGAAGAGATCAAAAGTGGAGGTGGGGACTGAGttgctggtggggggggggggcttattcccTTTTATTCCCTTCTTAGCATGATTTATGCTGGAAGCATGAGATAAAGTGCTCAAAGTACCGGTCCCTATGGCGGCGGACCAACACGAATGTCCAAACATCACACCAGACCCTCCCCCGAGGAACCAAAACATGGCCCAACGGAAGACAAGCAGAACCCGTGGAACAGTCTTAAAGGAAGACTCAACCCCTGAAGACACTTCTACATTACACAGTTAAAATCGTCTGGGCATATGCTCCGCCCACACCCCCAGGGCTGCATTGAGAATTCTCATCGTTTCTTGtggcagtgcattgtgggagcttACACCACATAATCCGAGTAAAGCTCTTATGGTAGGAACTAGAATTACTGTCTGTAACCAGCAGAatcatgaatgcagctctggaggtgaccggAGCATAAGGTATAAAATTTAAGCTCGATATAAGTACACGATGCACGTGGTAAAGTTGTATAGGATGATACtgtgaaatgaaagtgaaagtgcaGCCACGTGGCCCATTAGTGTCCTCGGAGGATAAGTCTGGTTAATACTTGATGCTTTAAAAATGATTTTGCTGGTGCGAAGCGAAAATGCTGCGTTGTTACCAAAATCGACTCGGTGCATTAAGAAGCCACCCACATAAAGTAGGCCACTTCATCTAAGTCTACGGGGTAGTCGGTCAGCAGTACGGGAGTCCTTTGGTAAAGTTCCCCTTTGTAGCTTCGCCATTTGCCGGCAGGAAGGTAGACGTCACGTTCCTGTTTTCCAGGCTCTAGCACCGGGGCCACCATCAAGGTGTCTCCTATCAAAAACTGAGAATCTATTTTATGGGCGGCTTCGTCGTTGGGAGAAATCCACCAAATCGGCCGAATGATGGGATCTCCGGTGTCGGTGACTTCTCCAGCAAGTTCCAGCAACAGAGGAGCGACCAAAGACTCGTGGATTTTGGTGAATTTCTGAGCGATTTCGATAACTTCTTTATCAAAGAGCCAGGGAGGGATGGAAAACTGCATGGTGGGCATGAAGGCCGAGAGTTCCAGCCAGCGGATGTAGAGCTCCTTCATGTCCTTGGTGAAGTTGGTGTAGGCATTGCCACCGATCATGTCGGGCAAGATGAaggggtagcccagcatactgaTGGTCAGGACCGTGGGTATCAGAGACTTTAGTCCCAACTCGTAGCCCCAATCGGTGTCCCGGTCAATGATTCTGAAGAAACATGAAATGTTTTGAGATTGATACCCCACTCGGAGCTCGGCGAGGTCGTAAAACTGGTCGGCCATTTCGGTGTACCTCCTACTGAACATGTTGGGATCGGCCAAGGGTTGATACGTGCTAAACTGGTAGGGAAGGTAACTTGTTTCCCCGGCATCAAACTTAAAGGATGAAATGCCGTACTTTGTTCTCAGCTGCCTCAGGTTGTGCTGGAACCACTCTTTAGTGCTGGGATTTGTAAAATCCAGGATAGCGCCAATCCCATTCCACCATCGAACCATGGCTGGCAGCTGACCACTGGGCTCCTTCACGAAGAGCCCCCGCTCTACGCCAATGCCAAAGTTAGAGGAGTTATAGTTGACGAAAGGATGAATCCACAGGGTCACTTTGAAGCCGTCTTCCTTTAGCTTTTTGAACATGGCCGGAGCATCTGGAAACTTGTCGGGGTCAAAGTCAAAGTCCCCGTAGTACTTGGAGTACATGTCATCTATTTCTATGTGACTGTAATTGAACTGGTATTTCTTAATACTCTCGGTATAGTTCAGGAGTTTCTCCTGGTTGACGTCTTTTTTGTACTGCGCCCAGGTGGACCAGATTGGGTACTTGAAGGCACTTTCTGAGGGGATCCTGCTGGGCTTGTTAAAGTATCTCCTCACCATGTACTTGTGGATGGAGGTGACGTCTGACCCCACGCACACCCTATAGCTCAGCTCGGGGAAGGGCTGTTTTCCGGGAGGAGGCTTATACGGGGAATCCTTATATCGTGCCTCAAAGAAGAAGACCTTTTCCGTGCTGTTCCACCCGAGATGGAAGGGGACCGAGGCGTTAATTTTTATAGCCGTTGCGTTGGAGGAGAGCCAGTAGCTTTCTAAGATTCCACCGAAACCATCTCTAAACGAGTAGACATCGCCAGTCACGAAGGGCTTGGGTTCTTGGTGCCCGGATAACTTGATGGGCCAGTGCTGCGTACGCATCTCAGCCCCTCCGTACCAATAGGCATTATCCCAGTACATGGTGTGGAGGACCGACTTATCGGCCACAAACTCCTCCCAGCGAACCCGGTAACACATGACGGTGGCTTTATCCTTGATGACCGTCTGGACAAAGAATTTCAGGGGCCCCGTCTCCGATCGGGTGCAAGACAAAATCTCTCCGTATTTTGCGCAGGAATCTAGATCTAGAACCCCAGACTGGAAGGCCATCCTGAAGACCACCCTGCCTTGCTGGTTGTGTATGATGAATCCATCTTTCCTCAGGTACAGCAGCTCTGTCTTCAGGCGGTCGGCTTTGCGCAGGGAGATGGAGTAGTAGCACCAAGATACCACAGCGCCGATGACCAAGACGATGCCCAGCAGGACGGCACCAATCAATGGCTTCTGCTGCTTAGACACCTTCGTCTTGCCCGGCGTGACGTTCTCGGGCAGGAAAGTGTACATGATGGACGGCAGTAAGGGTTGGCTCCTCTATTCTAGGGTTACGGACACTTCTTCATGCCTGAAAAATCAACGGAAATATAAAAATTAGAAACAGTAATCCaagaaaagaaaacttttataGTGGAATCGTCCCATAAAAACCAACCCCAAAAttcccctaaaggggtactcccgtgccccagcgttctgaacatttggtTCACATCGATTGGAGCGGGCATCCGTGATCGGGGCGTTACAGCCACGCTCCTCGCGCTCAGTCGTCacgccctcccatagatatgaatgtagggggtgtggtgtgacgtcacgagtagggatcgaccgattatcggtttggccgatattcccgattttggacattatcgttatcggtaattatcttgccgatatgccgataatgcacaTCCCCGCCCcccgggccagagaccgccgctgccccattgcctgccccatccctggttttataattacctgttcccggggtctgcggcggtgggggcagcggcggtggttggactccggaccggcagggggagagaagcgggcggcggcggtctctggccagaggataggcaggtggcggcggcggtctctggccctgcaaaagccgctgcagttcattgatttaaagcgcctgctttaaatccttgatctgcagcggcttctgcggggccggaggggggatagccgataacttataccggaatatcggtataaattatcggctatcggcctcaaagttcacagattatcggtatcggccctaaaaaaaatcaatatcggtcgatccctagtcacgGGGGGCGTGGCTGCGGCGTCACGATCACGGCCGCTCGCTCTAACATGTTCTGATTGACTATAAAGTGAACCCTGGTGAAATCCTCTTCCTGGGcccaataaataacactgccCCTCTGGCCAATTAtaggccgaggtgggacattggCGAAAATtgacaaaaatcaaacctatataagtcgggtatcattttaatcgcatggacctacagaataaagatcaggcgccatttttaccgaaaaatttactgcggagaaacgggagcccccaaaaatgttacaaaattggcctttggctgtccgggcatgctgggagttgtagttttgcaacagccggaggcaccctggttgggatacactgctctAGATAATGTCGGCTaaacagtttgttacaatgtatcagcgcaGGTAACACGTATCGATCTGGACTCCGGaacgttgggagttgtagttttgcaacagctggagaaccgccGGTCAGGAAGCACTGGCTTTAATCGACGCCGTCAAGATTTACGCAAACATTTacgcagtttttttattttatttttttagaatttGCGTTTTTTCCGGTAGGGGTTTCTATGTCTAATTGAGGAACCTGCGCACGCAACGTAATAAATAGAACGGGCAACGAGGGGAAGGAATTTCCCCACATTCAacatcaaatttttgttttttttttatggcaaagatttttttttttgcaactaagccccgccccctgtaaagtaaaaaaaaaaaaaaaaaaaaaaaatcaccagagCAAAAACATTCATAAATAAAACGAACGGCCAATGCAACAAATTGTACAAAAACAATAAGAATTGTGCTGTccacacagctgagggtttgttacagttgcgCCCAATCGTCTTTGAGCTAAACACGTCCAGCACAAGGCTCTGGAtcggtttgttacaatgtatcagtgatgCTGTTCAGGCTGATGATCTTACCTTATGTTCTTCACTGGAtgcaattgtaacaaaccctcagctgtgagcagGACAGCCTCTGAATGTAAAACCAGAACGGTGCCggggaagtgaaaaaaaaatggtgaccCGCAGCCGAATGTGACCTGAGCTCAGTGCTGATCGCAGTTAGGGgtaaggattagggttaggggttagtatttaggattaggggtaaggattaggattaggggtaaggattagggataaggattaggggtaagggtcaGGATTAGGGGGTAAGGgtcaggattaggggttagggataggggttaTGGGTTAGTGTTTAGGATTAGGGagaagggttaggattagggggaaGGATTAGGGGGAAGGACTAGGGGGAAGGactaggattaggggtaagggtcagtattaggggttagaattagtgtttaggattaggggttagaggTTAGGATTAAGATTAGGGGTAAGGactggggttaggattagggataggggttagaTGTTAGGATTAGAGGTCAGGATTAGGGATAAAGGTTAGAGGTTAGGGGTAAGGACTGgagttaggattaggggtcaggGATTATGATTAGGGgtcagggttaggattaggggtcagggttagaggttaggattaggggtcaggATTAGGGATAAGGGATAAAGGTTAGAGGTTAGGGGTAAAGACTGGAGTTAGCATTAGGGATTAGGGGTCAGGGTTAGGggtaggattagggataggggttatGATTAGGGGGTTAAGGATaaggattagggataggggtaaggattagggataggggtcagggttagggataggggtcaggattagggataggggtcaggattagggataggggtcaggattagggataggggtcaggattagggataggggtcAGGATTAGGATTAGGGatcggggttaggattagggatcggggttaggattagggataggggttaggattagggataggggttaggattagggatcggggttaggattaggggtcaggATTAGGGATAAGGGATAAAGGTTAGAGGTTAGGGGTAAAGACTGGAGTTAGCATTAGGGATTAGGGGTCAgggttagggataggggttaggattagggatcggggttaggattaggggtcaggATTAGGGATAAGGGATAAAGGTTAGAGGTTAGGGGTAAAGACTGGAGTTAGCATTAGGGATTAGGGGTCAgggttagggataggggttaggattagggatcggggttaggattagggatcggggttaggattagggatcggggttaggattaggggtcagggttaggattaggggtcagggttaggattaggggtcagggttaggattagggataggggttaggattagggataggggttaggattaggggtcaggATTAGGGATAAGGGATAAAGGTTAGGGGTAAAGACTGGAGTTAGCATTAGGGATTAGGGgtcagggttaggattagggataggggtcaggattagggataggggtcagggttagggataggggtcaggattagggataggggtcaggattagggataggggtcagggttagggataggggtcaggattagggataggggtcaggattaggggttaggattaggggttaggattaggggtcaggATTAGGGATCGGGGTCAGGATTAGGGATCGGGGTCAGGATTAGGGATCGGGgtcaggattaggggttaggattaggggttaggattaggggttaggattagggataggggtcAGGATTAGGGatcggggttaggattagggataggggtcaggattagggataggggtcaggattagggataggggtcaggattagggataggggttaggattagggataggggtcaggattagggataggggtcAGGATTAGGGATCGGGGTCAGGATTAGGGATCGGGGTCAGGATTAGGGATCGGGGTCAGGATTAGGGATCGGGgtcaggattaggggttaggattaggggttaggattagggataggggttaggattagggatcggGGTCAGGATTAGGGATcgggattagggttaggattagggagtgGAGGGAGTCGGCTGTAAAGCAGTGAAGTTCCCCTCTGTGGGGTCACGTTCCTCTACAggtcacagttttcttcattacatcgggcactgacagcaagcagagatactAAAACACGGCGACTGAAACGCAAAACCTGGGGGAAGTCGATGGAACGTTTCAGGATGCGGCGCGGTTGCGTCTCGTACAGGACAGAAGCCGCCGTTACCTCAGTATAAGGGTCTCCCCGGCCtccggctgataacagagaacaacagCTGCTGCCGAGATCCCCAAGTGTCACACGGAGGGTTAATGTCTATGGCGGTCACATTGGCAGCGGCGGGTTCAGCGCCTGGAGCGGAGGATGGGCAGCTCTGCCAGGAAAGTCATCTGATGTTCAGCTGCCCGGAGCTGTGAATGTCGTGACAATGTGCCAGGAACTGAGGCTATTTATATAGAGAGGCGGGGGAGGGGCGGCCGGCataaaggggcacagagggggggccggtataaaggggcacagagggggggccggcataaaggggcacagagggggggccggcataaaggggcacagagggggggtcggtataaaggggcacagaggggcggccggtataaaggggcacagaggggcggccggtataaaggggcacagaggggcggccggaataaaggggcacagaggggcggccggtataaaggggcacagaggggggggccggtataaaggggcacagagggggggccggtataaaggggcacagaggggcggccggtataaaggggcacagaggggcggccggtataaaggggcacagaggggcggccggtataaaggggcacagaggggcggccggtataaaggggcacagaggggcggccggcataaaggggcacagaggggcggccggcataaaggggcacagaggggcggccggtataaaggggcacagaggggcggccggtataaaggggcacagaggggggggggcggtataaaggggcacagaggggcggcCGGTAtaaagggggcacagaggggcggccggaataaaggggcacagaggggcggccggtataaaggggcacagaggggcggccggtataaaggggcacagaggggcggccggtataaaggggcacagaggggcggccggaataaaggggcacagaggggcggccggtataaaggggcacagagggggggccggcataaaggggcacagagggggggccggcataaaggggcacagagggggggccggcataaaggggcacagaggggcggccggcataaaggggcacagaggggcggccggtataaaggggcacagaggggcggccggtataaaggggcacagaggggcggccggtataaaggggcacagaggggcggccggtataaaggggcacagaggggcggccggtataaaggggcacagaggggcggccggtataaaggggcacagaggggcggccggtataaaggggcacagaggggcggccggtataaaggggcacagaggggcggccggtataaaggggcacagaggggcggccggtataaaggggcacagaggggcggccggtataaaggggcacagaggggcggccggtataaaggggcacagaggggcggccggcataaaggggcacagaggggcggccggtataaaggggcacagagggggggccggtataaaggggcacagagggggggccGGCAtaaagggggcacagaggggcggcCGGCAtaaagggggcacagaggggcggcCGGCAtaaagggggcacagaggggcggcCGGCATAAAGTGGGCACAGAGGGGCGGCCGGTataaaggggcacagagggggggccggtataaaggggcacagagggggggccGGCAtaaagggggcacagaggggcggccggcataaaggggcacagaggggcggccggcataaaggggcacagagggggggggccagtataaaggggcacagaggggcggccggtataaaggggcacagaggggcggccggtataaaggggcacagaggggcggccggtataaaggggcacagaggggcggccggtataaaggggcacagaggggcggccggtataaaggggcacagaggggcggccggtataaaggggcacagaggggcggccggcataaaggggcacagaggggcggccggcataaaggggcacagaggggcggccggcataaaggggcacagaggggcggcCGGCAtaaagggggcacagaggggcggcCGGTAtaaagggggcacagaggggcggcCGGTAtaaagggggcacagaggggggccggtataaaggggcacagaggggcggccggtataaaggggcacagaggggcggccggtataaaggggcacagaggggcggccggcataaaggggcacagaggggcggccggcataaaggggcacagaggggggccggtataaaggggcacagaggggcggccggtataaaggggcacagaggggcggccggtataaaggggcacagaggggcggccggtataaaggggcacagaggggcggccggtataaaggggcacagaggggcggccggtataaaggggcacagaggggcggccggtataaaggggcacagaggggcggccggtataaaggggcacagaggggcggccggtataaaggggcacagaggggcggccggtataaaggggcacagagggggggccggtataaaggggcacagaggggcggccggtataaaggggcacagaggggcggcCGGTATAAAGGGGTACAGAGGGGCGGCCGGTataaaggggcacagagggggggccGGTAtaaagggggcacagagggggggccggtataaaggggcacagaggggcggccggtataaaggggcacagaggggcggcCGGTAtaaagggggcacagaggggcggcTGGTATAAAGGGGCACAGGGGCGGCCGGTATAAAGGGGCAAAGAGGGGGGGGGCGGTataaaggggcacagaggggcggcCGGTAtaaagggggcacagaggggcggcCGGTATAAAGGGGCACAGGGGCGGCCGGTATAAAGGGGCAAAGAGGGGGGGGGCGGTAtaaagggggcacagaggggcggccggtataaaggggcacagagggggggggcgGTATAAagagcacagaggggggggggcggtataaaggggcacagaggggcggccggcataaaggggcacagagggggggccggtataaaggggcacagaggggcggcCGGTAtaaagggggcacagaggggcggccggcataaaggggcacagaggggcggccggtataaaggggcacagaggggcggcCGGTAtaaagggggcacagagggggggccggcataaaggggcacagaggggggggccggtataaaggggcacagaggggcggcCGGTAta
Above is a genomic segment from Hyla sarda isolate aHylSar1 chromosome 1, aHylSar1.hap1, whole genome shotgun sequence containing:
- the MYORG gene encoding myogenesis-regulating glycosidase, which encodes MYTFLPENVTPGKTKVSKQQKPLIGAVLLGIVLVIGAVVSWCYYSISLRKADRLKTELLYLRKDGFIIHNQQGRVVFRMAFQSGVLDLDSCAKYGEILSCTRSETGPLKFFVQTVIKDKATVMCYRVRWEEFVADKSVLHTMYWDNAYWYGGAEMRTQHWPIKLSGHQEPKPFVTGDVYSFRDGFGGILESYWLSSNATAIKINASVPFHLGWNSTEKVFFFEARYKDSPYKPPPGKQPFPELSYRVCVGSDVTSIHKYMVRRYFNKPSRIPSESAFKYPIWSTWAQYKKDVNQEKLLNYTESIKKYQFNYSHIEIDDMYSKYYGDFDFDPDKFPDAPAMFKKLKEDGFKVTLWIHPFVNYNSSNFGIGVERGLFVKEPSGQLPAMVRWWNGIGAILDFTNPSTKEWFQHNLRQLRTKYGISSFKFDAGETSYLPYQFSTYQPLADPNMFSRRYTEMADQFYDLAELRVGYQSQNISCFFRIIDRDTDWGYELGLKSLIPTVLTISMLGYPFILPDMIGGNAYTNFTKDMKELYIRWLELSAFMPTMQFSIPPWLFDKEVIEIAQKFTKIHESLVAPLLLELAGEVTDTGDPIIRPIWWISPNDEAAHKIDSQFLIGDTLMVAPVLEPGKQERDVYLPAGKWRSYKGELYQRTPVLLTDYPVDLDEVAYFMWVAS